A genomic region of Bosea sp. 124 contains the following coding sequences:
- a CDS encoding DUF6460 domain-containing protein: MANGNIERFLGGPLLSVLVRLLFISLLVGAAMAFLGLSPRALYETAARFVRSLGDLGFGAVREVGQWVIAGALLVVPIWLLSRLFASRR; encoded by the coding sequence ATGGCCAACGGCAATATCGAACGCTTTCTCGGCGGTCCGCTGCTCAGCGTTCTTGTGCGCCTGCTCTTCATCTCGCTGCTGGTCGGCGCGGCCATGGCCTTTCTCGGCCTGTCGCCGCGCGCGCTCTACGAGACGGCGGCGCGGTTCGTGCGCTCGCTCGGCGATCTCGGCTTCGGCGCGGTGCGCGAGGTCGGCCAATGGGTCATTGCCGGCGCGCTGCTCGTCGTGCCGATCTGGCTGCTGTCGCGGCTCTTCGCGTCCCGGCGCTGA
- a CDS encoding EAL domain-containing protein, with amino-acid sequence MAGTLKRMWNARTRGPGEGFDLPSYVLLVNSLFSSPASIIPGGVAGILTPFLCWVSTGLDLFLDLTVLVAIVVVLRLLTFISYHRSDRSKDGYEETRRWDRDYFLGATAFSAVLGYSCYAALTHTDDPAAHITSVASTIAIASGYVSRNAGRPKFVAVQLLTFCVPMAIGLIQAHNVYYQYIGYFAFLYVAANIAITNSLHRNLLALSDATKQSKALASALHSQNLTLDAALNTMIHGLAMFDRDLKLAVSNAPHRALYGLPETLALPGTPITAIGRFLVERQVVAAGQLRDLREALAEIQSTQQTTSREIQTRGGRVLVVTFAPAAEGGVLMSTEDATERKATEARIEQMARFDELTGLANRFEYNRNIADSFGRMERTGEAFALLYVDLDGFKQVNDNLGHDIGDRVLTETGNRLRAAIRGSDLLARFGGDEFLLILPGANHAIVTVIAQRMIDAMSKAFILDNKTVYVTASIGIAMAPSDGATPADLLRHADTALYKAKAAGRNTLMFFNPAMAEEMLERHEIEVDLRKACESGSLELYYQPIIDLRTGETVSREALMRWRHPTRGMVPAGLFIPVAEQSGLIAAIGDWAIRQACKDAAAWEEHVGVSVNVSPLQFREPRRIVETVKDALIASNLGSRRLTLEVTESLLIEDNKTTLGVIDELRTLGVTFALDDFGTGYSSLAYLSTYPFAQVKIDQSFTRTVHSSEASKAIIEAVCQLARRLSMNVVVEGIETEQQRIAVQLLGAQRAQGYLFGRPEPLTNSQPRKDRNVA; translated from the coding sequence ATGGCGGGCACGCTCAAGCGAATGTGGAACGCCAGAACACGTGGTCCGGGCGAGGGTTTCGACCTGCCCAGCTACGTGCTGCTGGTCAATTCGCTGTTTTCGTCACCCGCCTCGATCATCCCGGGCGGGGTGGCCGGCATCCTGACGCCGTTTCTGTGCTGGGTCTCCACGGGCCTCGACCTGTTCCTGGATCTCACGGTGCTGGTCGCGATCGTCGTCGTCCTGCGGCTGCTGACCTTCATCTCCTATCACCGGAGCGACCGCTCGAAGGATGGCTACGAAGAGACGCGGCGCTGGGACCGGGATTACTTCCTGGGAGCAACGGCATTCAGCGCGGTGCTGGGCTATAGCTGCTATGCGGCGCTGACCCATACGGACGATCCCGCGGCCCATATCACCTCGGTCGCCTCGACGATCGCGATCGCCTCCGGCTACGTCTCGCGCAATGCGGGCCGGCCGAAATTCGTCGCGGTGCAGTTGCTGACCTTCTGCGTGCCGATGGCGATCGGCCTGATCCAGGCCCACAATGTCTATTACCAGTACATCGGCTATTTCGCGTTTCTCTATGTGGCGGCGAACATCGCCATCACGAACTCGCTGCATCGCAATCTTCTCGCGCTGAGCGACGCGACCAAGCAGTCGAAGGCTCTGGCTTCTGCCCTGCATTCGCAAAACCTCACGCTCGACGCCGCGCTCAACACCATGATCCACGGGCTGGCGATGTTCGACCGCGACCTCAAGCTCGCGGTCAGCAACGCGCCGCACCGAGCGCTCTATGGGCTGCCGGAGACCCTCGCCCTGCCCGGGACCCCGATCACCGCGATCGGCCGCTTTCTGGTGGAACGACAGGTCGTCGCCGCCGGTCAGCTCCGCGATCTGAGAGAGGCGCTGGCCGAGATCCAGAGCACGCAGCAGACCACGAGCCGCGAGATCCAGACTCGCGGCGGCCGGGTCCTCGTCGTGACCTTCGCCCCGGCCGCCGAGGGCGGCGTGCTGATGTCGACGGAGGATGCGACCGAGCGCAAGGCGACCGAGGCGCGCATCGAACAGATGGCGCGTTTCGACGAACTGACGGGGCTCGCCAACCGCTTCGAGTACAACCGCAACATCGCGGATTCCTTCGGCCGGATGGAGCGCACCGGCGAAGCCTTCGCCCTGCTCTATGTCGATCTCGACGGCTTCAAGCAGGTCAACGACAATCTCGGCCACGACATTGGCGACCGCGTTCTGACGGAGACCGGCAACCGTCTGCGGGCCGCCATCCGCGGCAGCGATCTGCTGGCCCGCTTCGGCGGCGACGAGTTCCTGCTGATCCTGCCGGGGGCGAACCACGCCATCGTCACCGTCATCGCGCAACGCATGATCGACGCGATGTCCAAGGCCTTCATTCTTGACAACAAGACGGTCTACGTCACCGCCAGCATCGGCATCGCGATGGCGCCCTCCGACGGCGCGACGCCGGCCGACCTGCTGCGCCATGCCGATACGGCGCTCTACAAGGCCAAAGCCGCGGGCCGCAACACGCTGATGTTCTTCAACCCGGCCATGGCCGAGGAGATGCTCGAGCGGCACGAGATCGAGGTCGATCTGCGCAAGGCCTGCGAGAGCGGCTCGCTGGAGCTCTACTACCAGCCGATCATCGACCTGCGGACCGGCGAAACCGTCTCGCGCGAGGCGCTGATGCGCTGGCGCCACCCGACACGCGGCATGGTGCCCGCGGGCCTGTTCATCCCGGTCGCGGAACAGTCCGGCCTGATCGCCGCCATCGGCGACTGGGCGATCCGGCAGGCCTGCAAGGACGCAGCCGCCTGGGAAGAGCATGTCGGCGTCTCGGTCAACGTCTCGCCGCTGCAGTTCCGCGAGCCCCGCCGCATCGTCGAGACGGTGAAGGACGCGCTGATCGCCTCCAATCTCGGCTCCCGCCGGCTCACGCTGGAAGTGACGGAATCGCTGCTGATCGAGGACAACAAGACGACGCTCGGCGTGATCGACGAATTGCGGACGCTGGGCGTCACCTTCGCGCTCGACGATTTCGGCACCGGCTATTCCTCGCTGGCCTATCTCTCGACCTATCCCTTCGCGCAGGTGAAGATCGACCAGAGCTTCACCCGGACCGTGCATTCCAGCGAAGCCTCGAAGGCGATCATCGAGGCGGTCTGCCAGCTCGCCCGCCGCCTTTCGATGAATGTCGTCGTCGAAGGCATCGAGACGGAACAGCAGCGCATCGCCGTGCAGCTTCTCGGCGCGCAGCGCGCGCAGGGCTACCTCTTCGGCAGGCCGGAGCCGCTGACGAACTCCCAGCCGCGCAAAGACCGCAACGTCGCCTGA
- a CDS encoding sodium:solute symporter family protein: MATQAQSGGGDFTSNLGRIYGIYTGGFAAFIILVAILERVGVPNQILGYMFVGFTILVYAFIGIVSRTVQVSEYYVAGRKVPAFYNGMATGADWMSGASFVGMAGSLFLLGYDGLAFVLGWTGGYVLVAVLVAPFLRKFGAYTVPDFLAARYGGNAARMLGVIVLLACSFTYVVAQIFATGLIAQRFLGMDFVVAVYVGLLGILVCSMLGGMRAVTWTQVAQYIVLIVAYLIPVVILSAQKFGLPIPQLTYGAALEQIAQLEQSFIQNGLAPATQKLHTAAFTSYSPANYFALILCLMVGTASLPHVLMRYFTTPSVRDARMSVAWSLLFIFLLYFTAPAYAAFSKLEVYSTLIGKNVADMPAWVFTYGKLGLVTICGKAADSVATITAACQGLAGNTGVLRLQDFGINTDVVVLSTPEIAGMPYVIAGLVAAGGLAAALSTADGLLLAIANALSHDIYYKMIDPKAPAARRLIISRILLVVVALAAAWTASKRPADILAMVSWAFSLAAAGLFPALVLGIWDKRTNKAGAVAGIIAGFGVCLFYLVVTRYFPGFGVAYAGMTSLLNPVTNAPLVNLQTAMAAPGAMEGWVAGTHALASKVGWLNINNISSAIFGLPVGFVVMMVVSRMTTAPSQELQDFVDACRRPRGGTIMEEKTA; encoded by the coding sequence ATGGCAACGCAAGCGCAATCGGGCGGCGGTGATTTCACCTCCAACCTCGGCCGGATCTACGGCATCTACACCGGCGGCTTTGCCGCCTTCATCATTCTTGTCGCCATTCTGGAACGGGTCGGCGTCCCGAACCAGATCCTCGGCTACATGTTCGTCGGCTTCACCATCCTGGTCTATGCCTTCATCGGCATCGTCTCCCGCACCGTTCAGGTGTCGGAGTATTATGTCGCGGGCCGCAAGGTTCCCGCCTTCTACAACGGCATGGCGACGGGCGCGGACTGGATGTCCGGCGCATCCTTCGTCGGCATGGCCGGCTCGCTCTTCCTGCTCGGCTATGACGGCCTCGCCTTCGTGCTCGGCTGGACCGGCGGCTATGTTCTGGTGGCGGTGCTCGTCGCACCGTTCCTGCGCAAGTTCGGCGCCTATACCGTGCCGGACTTCCTGGCCGCGCGCTATGGCGGCAACGCCGCCCGCATGCTCGGCGTCATCGTGCTGCTGGCCTGCTCCTTCACCTATGTGGTGGCGCAGATCTTCGCGACGGGCCTGATCGCCCAGCGCTTCCTCGGCATGGACTTCGTCGTCGCGGTCTATGTCGGCCTGCTCGGCATTCTGGTCTGCTCCATGCTCGGCGGCATGCGCGCCGTCACCTGGACGCAGGTGGCCCAGTACATCGTGCTGATCGTGGCCTATCTGATCCCGGTCGTGATCCTCTCGGCGCAGAAGTTCGGCCTGCCCATCCCGCAGCTGACCTATGGTGCGGCGCTGGAGCAGATCGCCCAGCTCGAGCAGAGCTTCATCCAGAACGGGCTCGCGCCCGCGACGCAGAAGCTGCACACGGCCGCCTTCACCTCCTACAGCCCGGCGAACTACTTCGCCCTGATCCTGTGCCTGATGGTCGGCACAGCCTCGCTGCCGCACGTCCTGATGCGCTACTTCACCACCCCTTCGGTGCGTGACGCGCGCATGTCGGTCGCCTGGTCGCTGCTCTTCATCTTCCTGCTCTACTTCACCGCCCCGGCCTATGCCGCGTTCTCGAAGCTCGAGGTCTACTCGACCCTGATCGGCAAGAACGTCGCGGACATGCCGGCCTGGGTGTTCACCTATGGCAAGCTCGGGCTGGTCACGATCTGCGGCAAGGCAGCCGACAGCGTCGCGACCATCACCGCCGCCTGCCAGGGCCTCGCCGGGAACACCGGCGTGCTGCGCCTGCAGGATTTCGGCATCAACACCGACGTGGTCGTGCTCTCCACGCCGGAAATCGCGGGCATGCCCTATGTCATCGCCGGCCTCGTCGCCGCCGGTGGCCTCGCGGCCGCGCTCTCGACGGCCGACGGCCTGCTGCTCGCCATCGCCAACGCGCTCTCGCACGACATCTACTACAAGATGATCGATCCGAAGGCGCCGGCGGCGCGCCGCCTCATCATCTCGCGCATCCTGCTCGTGGTGGTGGCGCTCGCGGCGGCTTGGACAGCGTCCAAGCGCCCGGCCGACATCCTGGCGATGGTGTCCTGGGCGTTCTCGCTGGCGGCCGCGGGTCTCTTCCCGGCGCTGGTGCTCGGCATCTGGGACAAGCGGACCAACAAGGCGGGCGCGGTCGCGGGCATCATCGCCGGCTTCGGCGTCTGCCTGTTCTACCTCGTCGTGACCCGCTATTTCCCGGGCTTCGGCGTGGCCTATGCCGGCATGACGTCGCTGCTCAACCCCGTCACCAATGCGCCTCTGGTCAACCTCCAGACGGCAATGGCGGCGCCGGGCGCGATGGAGGGCTGGGTCGCGGGCACGCATGCGCTCGCGTCCAAGGTCGGCTGGCTCAACATCAACAACATCTCCTCGGCGATCTTCGGCCTGCCGGTCGGGTTCGTGGTGATGATGGTGGTGTCACGCATGACCACCGCGCCCTCGCAGGAACTGCAGGACTTCGTCGATGCCTGCCGGCGCCCGCGCGGCGGCACGATCATGGAAGAGAAGACCGCCTGA
- a CDS encoding DUF952 domain-containing protein, with translation MLYAVRSPRPARFCVPLIYKICPEPLWREAEAAGRFAGAAIDLADGYIHFSTGGQLRETAAKHFSGQRGLLLIAVDDAGLGSALRYEPSRGGALFPHLYAALEPKSVRWVAPLAEGHDGQHIVPEDIA, from the coding sequence ATGCTCTATGCCGTCCGCAGTCCCCGTCCGGCGAGGTTTTGCGTGCCGCTCATCTACAAGATCTGCCCCGAGCCCCTGTGGCGCGAAGCCGAGGCCGCCGGGCGCTTTGCCGGCGCCGCGATCGATCTCGCCGACGGCTACATCCACTTCTCCACTGGGGGGCAGTTGCGCGAAACCGCGGCGAAGCATTTCTCCGGCCAGCGCGGACTGCTGCTGATCGCGGTCGACGACGCCGGGCTCGGGTCGGCCCTGCGCTACGAGCCGTCGCGAGGCGGCGCGCTCTTTCCGCATCTCTATGCTGCGCTCGAACCGAAGTCCGTGCGCTGGGTGGCGCCCCTCGCCGAGGGCCATGACGGGCAGCACATCGTTCCGGAGGACATCGCGTGA
- a CDS encoding DUF4212 domain-containing protein: MNSSPDDEHWRKTSRLMIIMMSLWFFFGYVIHAFVTPLNSIKIFGFPLGFYMAAQGSLIVFVAMLFWFAKAQDKIDTEAGFAEDE, encoded by the coding sequence ATGAATTCATCTCCAGATGACGAACATTGGCGTAAAACCAGTCGCCTCATGATCATCATGATGTCGCTATGGTTCTTCTTCGGCTATGTCATCCATGCCTTTGTCACGCCGCTCAACAGCATCAAGATCTTCGGTTTCCCGTTGGGTTTTTATATGGCGGCGCAGGGCTCCCTGATCGTCTTCGTTGCGATGCTGTTCTGGTTCGCCAAGGCCCAGGACAAGATCGATACCGAAGCCGGCTTCGCCGAAGACGAATGA
- a CDS encoding HAMP domain-containing sensor histidine kinase — protein sequence MQPHDPDRDQLSISLPRGLTRLGLSAKLLVLTVLFVMLAEVLIYLPSVANFRRNWLNDRLAAAQIAVLVLEGAPQDGLPEGSENRLLMGVGARAIAARVGGARRLLSLDSMPPAAVARTVDLRNLGWVAAIGEALETLVMPPAQMPIRVIGEAVGGADFVELVIDEAPLRRAMLKFSTNLLLLSLLISGLTAVAVYVALNWMIVGPIRQLAANVMEFEVDPENPHRIIEPTQRADEIGEAQRALGRMQMTLAGELRTKKHLAELGLAVSKINHDLRNMLAAAQLMSDRLVETRDAKIKRFAPRLIATLGRAIDFCQATLAYGRAAEATPVLRDVALRQLVAEQADMLGLSETAQLSFSNEIPADLIAPADPDQMARVLLNLMRNSVQALTQAGAEDGGRPTLTVKAEGDNGSVILRVADNGPGVPERARANLFQAFRGSVTPGGTGLGLAVAAELVRLHGGTIALEPSETGAVFKVTLPRRRQTAA from the coding sequence ATGCAGCCTCACGACCCCGACAGGGACCAGCTCTCGATCAGCCTGCCGCGTGGCCTGACCCGGCTTGGCCTCTCGGCCAAGCTGCTCGTCCTGACGGTTCTGTTCGTGATGCTGGCGGAAGTGCTGATCTATCTGCCTTCGGTCGCCAATTTCCGGCGCAACTGGCTGAACGACCGGCTGGCGGCGGCGCAGATCGCCGTGCTCGTGCTCGAGGGCGCACCGCAGGACGGCCTGCCAGAGGGCAGCGAGAACCGCCTGCTGATGGGCGTCGGCGCCCGCGCCATCGCGGCGCGTGTCGGTGGGGCGCGCCGCCTCCTCAGCCTCGATTCGATGCCGCCCGCCGCCGTCGCCCGGACGGTCGACCTGCGCAACCTCGGCTGGGTCGCAGCCATCGGCGAGGCCCTCGAGACCTTGGTGATGCCGCCCGCCCAGATGCCGATCCGGGTCATCGGCGAGGCCGTCGGCGGGGCGGATTTCGTCGAGCTCGTCATCGACGAGGCGCCGCTGCGGCGCGCCATGCTGAAATTCTCGACCAATCTGCTGCTACTCTCGCTGCTGATCTCCGGGCTGACAGCGGTCGCGGTCTATGTCGCGCTCAACTGGATGATCGTCGGGCCGATCCGCCAGCTCGCCGCCAACGTCATGGAATTCGAGGTCGACCCGGAAAACCCGCATCGGATCATCGAGCCGACGCAGCGGGCCGACGAGATCGGCGAGGCCCAGCGCGCGCTCGGCCGGATGCAGATGACGCTCGCCGGCGAATTGCGGACCAAGAAACATCTCGCCGAACTCGGCCTCGCAGTCAGCAAGATCAACCACGACCTGCGCAACATGCTGGCGGCGGCGCAATTGATGTCGGACAGGCTCGTCGAGACGCGCGATGCCAAGATCAAGCGCTTCGCGCCGCGGCTGATCGCGACGCTCGGCCGCGCCATCGATTTCTGCCAGGCGACGCTGGCCTACGGCCGGGCGGCCGAGGCGACGCCCGTCCTGAGGGATGTGGCGCTGCGCCAGCTCGTCGCCGAACAGGCCGACATGCTCGGCCTGTCGGAGACGGCGCAGTTGAGCTTCAGCAACGAGATCCCGGCCGACCTGATCGCCCCTGCGGACCCGGATCAGATGGCGCGTGTGCTGCTCAATCTGATGCGGAACTCGGTGCAGGCCCTGACCCAGGCCGGGGCGGAGGACGGTGGACGGCCGACGCTCACGGTCAAGGCCGAGGGGGACAACGGCTCGGTCATCCTTCGCGTCGCCGATAACGGCCCCGGCGTGCCCGAGCGGGCGCGGGCGAACCTGTTCCAGGCCTTTCGCGGCTCGGTCACTCCCGGCGGCACCGGGCTCGGCCTTGCCGTAGCGGCGGAGCTGGTCCGGCTGCATGGCGGAACGATCGCGCTCGAACCGTCGGAGACCGGCGCGGTGTTCAAGGTGACGCTGCCGAGACGACGGCAGACTGCGGCCTGA
- a CDS encoding quinone-dependent dihydroorotate dehydrogenase, giving the protein MIGSLFNLARPLIHRMDAETAHRLTVAALAAAPPLRPAPDDPVLATEAFGLSFSNPVGLAAGFDKHAEAIDGALGLGFGFVEVGGVTPLPQPGNPRPRVFRLTEDAAVINRYGLNSEGMEAVAQRLAARRSRGGIVGVNLGANKDSIDRAADYAVLARRLAPFADFLTINVSSPNTPGLRDLQAESALDDLIARALEARDEAAAGGRATPMLLKIAPDLTLPELDGMVAVARRRGIDGMIVSNTTVARPESLRSAAKTETGGLSGKPLFGASTRILAETFLRVERQFPLIGVGGIDSAATAFAKIRAGADLVQFYSAMVFQGPGLVKTVKAGLAAEARRAGLPKLSALVGRDAQAIARGERL; this is encoded by the coding sequence GTGATCGGCTCCCTGTTCAACCTCGCCCGGCCGCTGATCCACCGGATGGATGCCGAGACCGCGCATCGGCTGACGGTGGCGGCGCTGGCGGCCGCTCCGCCGCTCCGGCCGGCTCCGGACGACCCGGTTCTCGCGACGGAGGCCTTCGGGCTCAGCTTCAGCAATCCGGTCGGTCTCGCAGCCGGTTTCGACAAGCATGCGGAAGCCATCGACGGCGCGCTCGGTCTCGGCTTCGGCTTCGTCGAGGTCGGCGGCGTCACGCCCCTGCCCCAGCCCGGCAATCCACGCCCCCGCGTGTTCCGGCTGACCGAGGACGCGGCGGTGATCAACCGCTACGGCCTCAACAGCGAGGGCATGGAGGCCGTGGCGCAGCGGCTTGCGGCCCGGCGCTCGCGCGGCGGGATCGTCGGCGTCAATCTCGGCGCCAACAAGGATTCCATCGACCGCGCCGCAGACTATGCCGTGCTGGCGCGACGGCTCGCGCCCTTCGCCGACTTCCTGACGATCAACGTCTCTTCGCCGAATACGCCGGGCCTGCGCGACCTGCAGGCCGAATCGGCGCTCGACGACCTGATCGCGCGGGCCCTGGAGGCGCGCGACGAGGCTGCGGCCGGCGGGCGCGCCACCCCCATGCTGCTCAAGATCGCTCCCGACCTGACGTTGCCCGAACTCGACGGCATGGTCGCGGTCGCGCGCCGGCGCGGCATCGACGGCATGATCGTGTCGAACACGACCGTCGCGCGGCCAGAGAGCCTGCGCAGCGCGGCGAAGACCGAGACGGGCGGGCTGTCGGGCAAGCCGCTCTTCGGCGCCTCGACCAGAATCCTCGCCGAGACGTTCCTGCGCGTCGAGCGCCAGTTCCCGCTGATCGGCGTCGGCGGCATCGATTCAGCCGCGACCGCCTTCGCCAAGATCCGGGCCGGTGCCGATCTCGTGCAGTTCTATTCGGCGATGGTCTTCCAGGGACCGGGGCTGGTGAAGACGGTCAAGGCCGGGCTCGCGGCCGAGGCGCGCAGGGCCGGGCTTCCGAAGCTCAGCGCGCTGGTGGGGCGCGATGCCCAGGCGATCGCACGCGGGGAGCGGCTATAG
- a CDS encoding response regulator transcription factor, translating to MKRQPSTRIVIADDHPLFRGALRQAVSTAIEGADVSEVGSLEALTEALDSGGDADLVLLDLTMPGVQGFSGLLFLRADHPEVPVIVVSANDDPAVIRRCIEFGALGFLPKTADVEQMGEAIRAVLEGGVWTPPGVDLNAPVDAETATMVRNLSTLTPQQVRVLMMLSEGLLNKQIAYELGVSEATVKAHVSAILTKLDVDSRTQAVIAAAKIAGTAWATTGASATL from the coding sequence ATGAAACGGCAGCCTTCGACGCGGATCGTGATCGCGGACGATCACCCGCTCTTCCGCGGCGCCTTGCGGCAGGCCGTCTCAACGGCGATCGAGGGTGCCGACGTCAGCGAGGTAGGCTCGCTCGAGGCGCTGACCGAGGCGCTCGACAGCGGCGGCGACGCCGATCTCGTTTTGCTCGATCTGACCATGCCCGGTGTGCAGGGTTTCTCGGGCCTGCTCTTCCTGCGCGCCGATCATCCCGAGGTGCCGGTGATCGTCGTCTCGGCCAATGACGACCCCGCGGTCATCCGCCGCTGTATCGAGTTCGGGGCGCTTGGCTTCCTGCCCAAGACCGCCGATGTCGAGCAGATGGGCGAGGCGATCCGTGCCGTGCTCGAAGGCGGCGTCTGGACCCCGCCCGGTGTCGATCTCAACGCTCCGGTCGATGCCGAAACCGCGACCATGGTCCGCAATCTCTCGACGCTGACGCCGCAGCAGGTGCGCGTGCTGATGATGTTGTCGGAGGGGCTGCTGAACAAGCAGATCGCCTATGAGCTCGGCGTCTCGGAGGCGACGGTCAAGGCCCATGTCTCGGCCATCCTGACCAAGCTCGACGTCGACAGCCGCACGCAGGCCGTGATCGCCGCCGCCAAGATCGCCGGCACGGCCTGGGCCACGACCGGAGCCTCCGCCACGCTGTAG
- a CDS encoding helix-turn-helix transcriptional regulator → MLSHDQIWSAIDVLARRYGFTASGLARKAGLDATTFNRSKRIGPDGRERWPSTESIAKILAATGASLDEFMSVVMQRSAAPARTIPLIGFAQAGSGGFFDDGGFPVGTGWDEVAFPGVADEKVYALEISGDSMLPLYRDGDTIIVSPTATVRRGDRVVVKTVEGEVLAKQLKRQTAKTVELASLNPDHGDRVLGLSEIAFMARVIWASQ, encoded by the coding sequence GTGCTGTCCCACGACCAGATCTGGAGCGCGATCGATGTGCTCGCCCGGCGCTATGGCTTCACCGCCTCGGGGCTGGCGCGCAAGGCGGGGCTCGACGCCACCACCTTCAACCGCTCCAAGCGCATCGGGCCGGACGGACGCGAGCGCTGGCCCTCGACCGAATCGATCGCGAAGATCCTCGCGGCTACGGGCGCCTCGCTCGACGAATTCATGAGCGTGGTGATGCAGCGTAGCGCGGCGCCGGCCCGCACCATCCCGTTGATCGGCTTCGCCCAGGCGGGATCGGGCGGGTTCTTCGACGACGGCGGCTTCCCGGTCGGCACCGGCTGGGACGAGGTCGCCTTTCCCGGAGTCGCTGACGAGAAGGTTTATGCGCTTGAGATTTCGGGCGATTCGATGCTGCCGCTCTACCGCGACGGCGACACCATCATCGTCTCGCCGACGGCGACCGTCCGGCGTGGCGACCGCGTCGTGGTCAAAACCGTCGAGGGCGAGGTGCTGGCCAAGCAGCTCAAACGCCAGACGGCGAAGACGGTCGAACTCGCTTCGCTCAATCCCGACCATGGCGACCGGGTTCTGGGTCTCTCCGAGATCGCCTTCATGGCTCGTGTGATCTGGGCGAGCCAGTAG
- a CDS encoding FAD-dependent oxidoreductase — translation MSPNTASTPKPAALTPDLCVIGAGAAGLALATAAAAFGVSVVIVERERMGGPAGGSAVLALAAAGARAQAVREAHRLGIAASEPEVNYARVHDHIQRVLSAAAPNVSAERMTALGATVLRGEARFVSRSTVAVGDQAVKARRFVIATGAESVAPAIPGLEEISCLTDESLLTLTRRPDRLVVLGGGATGVAVSQAMRRLGSEVTLVESASLLGRDDPEAVALLRRALLRDGVVLHEGAQVLRAQSVRGGVRLVLAGGEDSSEQIVEGTHLLVATGRRPAIERLDLELAGIASDADGIRVDRGLRSTNRRVYAIGDCAGGAAGRHGGGQVAEEHARLVLRNALFRQPGRFDAGLVPGVTQTQPELASVGLSEDEARAKAGAIRVLRWPYAESARAQAERETEGFVKLVTDARGRLLGVTIVGARAGELIATWALALKTGMSAADMAELVMPYPALSEISKRAATSFLAPLAARPGLRRLIGFLRRFG, via the coding sequence GTGAGCCCGAATACGGCATCGACCCCGAAACCCGCAGCACTGACGCCGGATCTCTGCGTGATCGGCGCGGGAGCGGCCGGGCTTGCATTGGCGACGGCGGCAGCCGCCTTCGGAGTCTCGGTCGTCATCGTCGAGCGCGAAAGGATGGGCGGTCCGGCCGGCGGCTCCGCGGTATTGGCGCTGGCCGCCGCCGGCGCCCGGGCCCAGGCTGTTCGGGAGGCCCATCGCCTCGGCATCGCCGCCAGCGAGCCCGAGGTGAACTACGCCCGGGTCCACGATCATATCCAGCGCGTCCTGTCTGCGGCTGCGCCCAATGTCTCGGCCGAGCGCATGACGGCCCTGGGCGCGACTGTGTTGCGGGGCGAGGCCCGTTTCGTCAGCCGCAGCACCGTCGCGGTCGGCGACCAGGCGGTGAAGGCCCGCCGCTTCGTCATCGCCACCGGAGCCGAGAGCGTCGCCCCGGCCATCCCGGGGCTGGAAGAGATCTCCTGCCTCACCGATGAGAGCCTGCTGACGCTGACGCGGCGGCCCGACCGCCTCGTCGTGCTGGGCGGCGGTGCGACCGGCGTTGCCGTGTCACAGGCGATGCGGCGGCTCGGAAGCGAGGTCACGCTCGTCGAATCCGCGAGCCTGCTCGGCCGTGACGATCCGGAGGCGGTCGCGCTCCTGCGGCGGGCGCTGCTGCGCGACGGCGTCGTCCTGCATGAAGGGGCGCAAGTGCTGCGGGCGCAGTCCGTCCGGGGCGGCGTGCGGCTCGTCCTCGCCGGAGGCGAGGACAGCTCCGAGCAGATCGTCGAAGGCACGCATCTGCTGGTCGCCACCGGCCGGAGGCCCGCCATCGAGAGGCTCGACCTCGAGCTCGCCGGAATCGCGAGTGATGCGGATGGAATCCGCGTCGACCGGGGCCTGCGCAGCACGAACCGGCGCGTCTATGCCATCGGCGACTGTGCCGGCGGCGCGGCCGGCAGGCATGGTGGCGGGCAGGTTGCCGAAGAACATGCCAGGCTCGTGCTGCGCAACGCCCTGTTCCGGCAGCCCGGCCGATTCGACGCCGGGCTCGTGCCCGGCGTCACGCAGACCCAGCCGGAGCTCGCCAGCGTCGGCCTGTCGGAGGACGAGGCGCGCGCCAAGGCGGGCGCCATCCGCGTGCTGCGCTGGCCTTATGCCGAGAGCGCGCGCGCCCAGGCCGAGCGCGAGACCGAAGGCTTCGTCAAGCTCGTGACGGACGCCAGGGGACGCCTGCTCGGCGTCACCATCGTCGGCGCACGGGCTGGCGAGCTGATCGCGACATGGGCGCTGGCGCTGAAGACCGGCATGAGTGCGGCGGACATGGCCGAGCTCGTGATGCCCTATCCTGCCCTGTCCGAGATTTCGAAGCGGGCGGCGACCTCGTTCCTCGCGCCTCTGGCCGCCAGGCCCGGCCTGCGCCGCCTCATCGGCTTTCTGCGCCGTTTCGGGTAG